In bacterium YEK0313, one genomic interval encodes:
- the yegE_1 gene encoding putative diguanylate cyclase YegE — MPAPAEESELLRGLVDHASVGMALLDADRRCLHANAAFARLVARAPAACAGLAPEDVIHPADRAGLGDPGAQHGVERRCIAGDGRVFHVLASLTPLAGQNGGRPSRILFELVDIEAQKRAELALARDEWRWHHALLAADQAVWDTDILAGKMWVSPQAKSILGLPAAEMTVGPDEWLAATHPDDRARLSQSVRDTIIGRVPVHDEVYRLRHADGHWVWIRSRGKVLKRGPNGESLRLVGTITDISAQKAMERRLQETSERLEIALAVGRIGIFSVDYPSGTRHWDARTYELHGVTPETFDATAEGFRRLVHPDDLDRVLAIREAALGEGADYQFDYRVRVGPEGAIRYIRNSVRLIRGADGAIERGIGACWDISADVERARQLNDAVALLQAVMDGSPDLIMAKDLAGRYILVNKATEAAIGLPAAEIIGRTAHDVLPAAVANSVAETESRVLATGRAETNELSATVRGRLQIYSSTWAPRRDANGEVVGLIGVSRDVTAAKLAETELRRSELRWQFAVEGAGDGLWDYDIASGHIFYSHRWKAMLGYADHEIGPTRNEWSDRVHPEDLPRCHAAIEAHYRGDAPDFALEMRMRVKDGTWRWMYGRGKVIERAPDGQPQRVVGTLADITARKQAEEAMLALNQRLQLAVEAAGAGIFELDFARSHFTWDARMYELYELAPGGFDGTLEQWLSFLHPDDVAEVLRRYDIAVEQTSLFSMDFRIRRQRSGTQRHVRSLARVIRDDAGAPVRAVGMNWDITDHKELAEALFEEKERLRITLHSIGDSVISTDAEARVTFMNPVAEAMTGWPAAEAVGKPLRTVFRIVDEATGEPIADPVETCLARLQPFYLNEGAVLLGRDGERRNVRDSAAPVRTASGEVIGAVLVFQDVTRARTLQQALEHQANHDSLTGLPNRTAFERALGAAGEAALASGRPQVLCFIDLDRFKLVNDSAGHAAGDALLRDVAGVLRRICRAGDVAARLGGDEFGLLLGDCTPENGEKVAQALLRDLGAIGFVWDERPYQVGASVGLTVIGPQVRRIDEWLSEADIACYTAKAAGRNQVAVYGDAGSAAHRNHRQVQVAAGIRQAIEADRFCLFAQEVVSLSAPAGGRHFEILLRMLDENGNIVEPSAFIPASERFDLMGNIDRWVIRTTLRAHGERLRAAAGLSIAINLSANSLNDPFLWPYLQEELDASGLAPGRLHLEITETAVINNLTAARGFLGRARAAGCGVVLDDFGTGLSSFSYLRQFPVSSLKIDGGFIRQMADNEIDRAIVESINAVGHRLGAETVAEQVEDEATLELARAMGIDRAQGFAIARPRPFESIF, encoded by the coding sequence ATGCCCGCACCGGCAGAGGAGAGCGAGCTGCTGCGCGGCCTCGTCGACCACGCTTCGGTCGGCATGGCGCTGCTCGATGCGGACCGCCGCTGCCTGCATGCCAATGCCGCCTTCGCGCGTCTCGTCGCCCGGGCGCCGGCCGCCTGTGCCGGCCTGGCGCCAGAGGACGTCATTCATCCCGCGGATCGCGCCGGGCTTGGCGATCCCGGCGCGCAGCACGGCGTCGAGCGGCGCTGCATCGCGGGTGACGGGCGCGTGTTCCATGTCCTGGCCAGCCTCACGCCGCTCGCCGGGCAGAATGGTGGCAGACCGTCGCGCATCCTGTTCGAGCTCGTCGACATCGAGGCCCAGAAGCGCGCCGAGCTGGCGCTGGCCCGCGACGAGTGGCGCTGGCACCACGCCCTGCTCGCCGCCGATCAGGCCGTGTGGGACACCGACATCCTCGCCGGGAAGATGTGGGTCTCGCCGCAGGCCAAGAGCATTCTCGGCCTGCCGGCGGCCGAGATGACCGTGGGACCGGACGAGTGGCTGGCCGCCACCCATCCCGACGACCGTGCGCGGCTTTCGCAATCGGTCCGGGACACCATTATCGGCCGCGTCCCTGTCCATGACGAGGTCTACCGGCTGCGCCATGCCGACGGCCACTGGGTGTGGATCCGCTCGCGCGGCAAGGTGCTGAAGCGCGGGCCGAACGGCGAATCGCTCAGGCTCGTCGGCACCATCACCGACATCAGCGCCCAGAAGGCGATGGAACGGCGCCTCCAGGAGACCAGCGAGCGGCTCGAGATCGCTCTCGCAGTCGGCCGTATCGGCATCTTCTCGGTCGATTATCCCTCCGGCACGCGCCATTGGGATGCGCGCACCTACGAGCTGCACGGCGTGACGCCCGAGACCTTCGACGCGACGGCCGAGGGTTTCCGCCGGCTGGTGCATCCCGACGATCTCGACCGCGTGCTGGCCATTCGAGAGGCGGCCCTCGGCGAGGGAGCCGACTATCAGTTCGATTACCGGGTGCGGGTCGGTCCCGAGGGCGCGATCAGGTACATCAGGAATTCGGTGCGCCTGATCCGTGGTGCCGACGGCGCCATCGAACGCGGCATCGGCGCCTGCTGGGACATTTCGGCCGATGTCGAGCGCGCGCGCCAGCTCAACGACGCGGTCGCCCTGCTGCAGGCGGTCATGGACGGCTCGCCCGACCTGATCATGGCCAAGGATCTCGCCGGCCGGTACATTCTCGTCAACAAGGCGACCGAGGCGGCGATCGGCCTGCCGGCCGCCGAGATCATCGGCAGGACGGCGCATGACGTCCTGCCCGCCGCCGTCGCCAATTCGGTCGCCGAGACGGAAAGCCGGGTACTCGCGACCGGCCGGGCCGAGACCAACGAGCTGAGTGCCACCGTGCGCGGCAGGCTGCAGATCTATTCCTCCACCTGGGCGCCGCGTCGCGACGCCAATGGCGAGGTGGTCGGATTGATCGGCGTATCGCGCGACGTCACCGCGGCGAAGCTCGCCGAGACCGAGCTGCGCCGCAGCGAGCTGCGCTGGCAGTTCGCCGTCGAGGGCGCCGGCGACGGCCTCTGGGACTACGATATCGCGAGCGGCCATATCTTCTATTCGCATCGCTGGAAGGCCATGCTCGGCTATGCCGACCACGAGATCGGTCCGACGCGCAACGAATGGTCCGACCGGGTCCATCCGGAGGACCTGCCGCGTTGCCACGCCGCGATCGAGGCGCATTACCGCGGCGATGCGCCGGACTTCGCGCTGGAGATGCGCATGCGCGTCAAGGACGGCACTTGGCGCTGGATGTACGGGCGCGGCAAGGTCATCGAGCGCGCGCCCGATGGCCAGCCGCAGCGCGTGGTCGGAACCCTCGCCGACATCACTGCCCGCAAGCAGGCCGAGGAGGCGATGCTGGCGCTGAACCAGCGGCTGCAGCTCGCGGTCGAAGCGGCCGGCGCCGGCATTTTCGAGCTCGACTTCGCGCGCAGTCACTTTACCTGGGACGCCAGGATGTACGAGCTCTACGAGCTCGCGCCGGGCGGCTTCGACGGCACGCTCGAGCAATGGCTCAGCTTTCTCCATCCTGACGACGTCGCGGAAGTGCTGCGCCGCTACGACATCGCGGTCGAGCAGACCTCGCTGTTCAGCATGGACTTCCGCATCCGCCGGCAGCGCTCGGGCACGCAGCGCCATGTCCGTTCGCTCGCCCGCGTCATTCGCGACGACGCCGGCGCGCCGGTCCGCGCGGTCGGCATGAACTGGGACATCACCGATCACAAGGAACTGGCCGAGGCGCTGTTCGAGGAGAAGGAGCGGCTGAGGATCACGCTTCACTCGATCGGCGATTCCGTGATCTCCACCGATGCCGAGGCGCGTGTCACCTTCATGAATCCGGTGGCGGAGGCGATGACCGGCTGGCCCGCGGCGGAGGCGGTGGGCAAGCCCCTGCGCACGGTGTTCAGGATCGTCGACGAGGCAACCGGCGAGCCGATCGCCGACCCGGTCGAGACCTGCCTCGCGCGCCTGCAGCCCTTCTACCTCAACGAGGGCGCGGTGCTGCTCGGCCGCGACGGCGAGCGCCGCAACGTCCGCGATTCGGCGGCGCCCGTGCGCACGGCCTCCGGCGAGGTCATCGGCGCCGTGCTGGTGTTCCAGGACGTCACCCGCGCCCGTACGCTGCAGCAGGCGCTGGAGCACCAGGCCAACCACGACAGTCTGACCGGCCTGCCCAACCGCACGGCCTTCGAACGGGCCCTCGGTGCCGCCGGCGAAGCGGCGCTCGCCTCCGGCCGCCCGCAGGTGCTCTGCTTCATCGACCTCGACAGGTTCAAGCTCGTCAACGACAGTGCCGGCCACGCCGCGGGCGATGCCCTGCTGCGGGATGTCGCCGGCGTGCTGCGCCGCATCTGCCGGGCCGGCGACGTCGCCGCGCGCCTCGGCGGCGACGAGTTCGGCCTCCTGCTCGGCGACTGCACGCCCGAGAACGGGGAGAAGGTCGCCCAGGCCCTGCTGCGCGATCTCGGCGCGATCGGCTTCGTCTGGGACGAGCGGCCCTACCAGGTCGGCGCCAGCGTCGGCCTCACCGTGATCGGGCCGCAGGTACGCCGGATCGACGAATGGCTGAGCGAGGCGGACATTGCCTGCTACACGGCCAAGGCCGCGGGCCGCAATCAGGTGGCTGTCTATGGCGATGCCGGCAGCGCCGCTCACCGCAACCACCGGCAGGTGCAGGTGGCGGCCGGCATCCGCCAGGCGATCGAGGCCGACCGCTTCTGCCTGTTCGCCCAGGAGGTGGTCAGTCTCTCGGCGCCGGCCGGCGGCCGCCATTTCGAGATCCTGCTGCGGATGCTGGACGAGAACGGCAATATCGTCGAGCCTTCGGCCTTCATCCCCGCCTCCGAGCGTTTCGACCTGATGGGCAATATCGACCGCTGGGTCATCCGCACGACGCTGCGGGCCCATGGCGAGCGGCTGAGGGCCGCAGCGGGCCTGTCGATCGCGATCAACCTCTCGGCCAATTCGCTGAACGATCCCTTTCTCTGGCCCTATCTGCAGGAGGAGCTCGACGCGTCCGGCCTTGCCCCCGGGCGGCTCCATCTCGAAATCACCGAGACGGCGGTCATCAACAATCTCACCGCCGCCCGCGGTTTCCTCGGCCGGGCGCGTGCGGCCGGCTGCGGCGTCGTGCTCGACGATTTCGGCACCGGCCTCTCGTCGTTCTCCTACCTGCGGCAGTTCCCGGTCAGCAGCCTGAAGATCGACGGCGGTTTCATCCGGCAGATGGCGGACAACGAGATCGACCGGGCGATCGTCGAATCGATCAATGCGGTCGGCCACCGGCTCGGCGCCGAGACGGTGGCCGAGCAGGTCGAGGACGAGGCGACGCTTGAGCTCGCCCGTGCCATGGGCATCGACCGGGCCCAGGGCTTCGCCATCGCCCGGCCGCGGCCCTTCGAAAGCATCTTCTGA
- the fur_1 gene encoding Ferric uptake regulation protein: MHAPLTPAERARLQSPLRLVDPPAQAEAGIVGRLRAAGLRPTRQRCALAILLFSGPPRHVTASGLAGEAAASGVRLSLATVYNTLNQFTAAGLLARLGIGGELAVFDTDPAHHHHFYVHEEGRLIDVPAAAIGFGRLPAPPAGYAIARIDVVIRLRRIA, from the coding sequence ATGCATGCGCCCCTGACACCCGCGGAACGGGCCCGGCTCCAGTCGCCGCTGCGGCTTGTCGACCCGCCGGCGCAGGCGGAGGCGGGCATCGTCGGGCGCCTCCGCGCTGCCGGGCTGCGGCCGACCCGCCAGCGATGCGCGCTCGCCATTCTGCTCTTCTCCGGCCCCCCGCGGCACGTCACGGCCTCCGGCCTCGCGGGTGAAGCCGCGGCCTCCGGCGTCCGGCTGTCGCTCGCCACCGTCTACAACACGCTGAACCAGTTCACCGCCGCCGGCCTGCTCGCCCGCCTCGGGATCGGCGGCGAGCTTGCCGTCTTCGACACGGACCCGGCCCACCACCATCATTTCTACGTTCACGAGGAAGGCCGGCTCATCGATGTGCCTGCGGCCGCGATCGGCTTCGGTCGGCTTCCGGCGCCGCCGGCCGGCTATGCCATCGCCAGGATCGATGTCGTCATCCGCCTCAGGCGGATCGCCTAG
- the pobA_1 gene encoding p-hydroxybenzoate hydroxylase, translating into MSVTRTKVVIIGAGPSGLLLGQILDRAGIDNVILERRSKDYVLARVRAGVLEQGTVDLLTAAGVGERLAEDGLVHHGISLCFDRSLHRIDLTELTGKAVTVYGQTEVTRDLMAAREAFGAPTIYEAEAVTPLDFDGASPRVTYVKDGVGHEIACDFIAGCDGYHGISRASVPDGAIATYERVYPFGWLGILADVPPVDHELIYANSPRGFALCSMRSLTRSRYYVQCPIDDHVEDWTDERFWDELRRRLDPVSAARVVVGPSFEKSIAPLRSFVAEPLRFGRLFLVGDAAHIVPPTGAKGLNLAVSDVRYLSEGLIEHYGEQSGAGLDAYSARALARIWKAVRFSWWMTTMLHRFPQATTFDQRIQEADLAYLVSSRAAMTSLSENYVGLPF; encoded by the coding sequence ATGAGCGTGACGCGGACCAAGGTCGTCATCATCGGCGCGGGGCCATCGGGCCTGCTGCTCGGCCAGATCCTCGACCGGGCCGGCATCGACAATGTCATCCTGGAGCGCCGGTCGAAGGACTATGTGCTGGCGCGCGTGCGCGCCGGCGTCCTGGAACAGGGCACGGTCGATCTCCTGACCGCCGCCGGCGTCGGCGAGCGCCTGGCCGAGGATGGCCTCGTCCATCACGGCATCTCGCTCTGCTTCGATCGCAGCCTGCACCGCATCGACCTGACCGAGCTGACCGGCAAGGCGGTGACCGTCTATGGCCAGACCGAGGTGACGCGCGACCTGATGGCGGCGCGCGAGGCCTTCGGCGCTCCGACCATCTACGAGGCGGAGGCGGTGACCCCGCTCGACTTCGACGGGGCGTCGCCCAGGGTCACCTATGTCAAGGACGGCGTCGGGCACGAGATCGCCTGCGACTTCATTGCCGGCTGCGACGGTTATCACGGCATCTCGCGCGCCAGTGTGCCCGACGGCGCGATCGCGACCTATGAGCGGGTCTATCCCTTTGGCTGGCTCGGCATTCTCGCCGACGTGCCGCCGGTGGACCACGAGCTGATCTATGCCAATTCGCCGCGTGGCTTCGCGCTCTGCTCGATGCGCTCGCTCACCCGCAGCCGCTACTACGTGCAATGTCCGATCGACGACCACGTCGAGGACTGGACCGACGAGCGGTTCTGGGATGAATTGCGCCGCCGGCTCGATCCGGTCTCGGCCGCGCGGGTGGTGGTCGGCCCGTCCTTCGAAAAGTCGATCGCGCCGCTGCGCAGCTTCGTCGCCGAGCCCCTGCGGTTCGGCCGCCTGTTCCTGGTCGGCGATGCCGCCCATATCGTGCCGCCGACCGGCGCCAAGGGGCTCAACCTTGCTGTCAGCGACGTCCGCTATCTCTCCGAGGGACTGATCGAGCATTATGGCGAGCAGTCCGGTGCCGGGCTTGACGCCTATTCCGCACGCGCGCTGGCGCGCATCTGGAAGGCGGTGCGCTTCTCCTGGTGGATGACCACCATGCTGCACCGGTTCCCGCAGGCGACGACCTTCGATCAGCGGATCCAGGAAGCCGACCTCGCCTATCTGGTGTCGTCCAGGGCGGCGATGACCTCGTTGTCCGAGAACTATGTCGGCCTGCCCTTCTAG
- a CDS encoding hypothetical protein (Leu/Ile/Val-binding protein homolog 3 precursor): protein MIRLTRRSTVLGAAAGLAGWAGRAGAQVPEITLGATISITGPAAALGIPVRNTLDIMPTEIGGVKVRAIMLDDAGDPTAATTNARRFVAQDKVDVLLGSSTTPPGIAVSNVAAEAGVPHFSFAPIPVAGREKWSVVLPQPVSLMAKALFDHMKRNNVRNVAMIGFSDSWGDLWLREFKAQGEAAGLKLAADERYARADTSVAGQTLKIIAARPDAVLVAGSGTGAALPQIALKERGYAGPIYHTHGAVTRDFIRIAGRAAEGVIMASGPVIAPELLPDSAATKAPGLAYVTAYEAKYGKDTRTQFGAHAFDAYEVLKRVVPVAIKEARPGTPEFREAIRKAMLTERDIKASQGVFNFTETDRYGVDERARVLITVKDGNWALVS, encoded by the coding sequence ATGATCCGACTGACCAGGCGGTCCACCGTGCTGGGCGCCGCCGCCGGCCTTGCCGGCTGGGCCGGACGCGCCGGGGCGCAGGTGCCGGAAATCACGCTCGGCGCGACCATTTCGATCACCGGGCCGGCGGCGGCGCTGGGCATCCCCGTGCGCAACACCTTGGACATCATGCCGACCGAGATCGGTGGCGTGAAGGTGCGGGCCATCATGCTCGACGATGCCGGCGATCCGACCGCCGCCACCACCAATGCGCGCCGTTTCGTCGCCCAGGACAAGGTCGACGTGCTGCTCGGTTCGTCGACCACCCCGCCCGGCATCGCCGTCTCCAACGTCGCGGCCGAGGCCGGCGTGCCGCATTTCTCCTTCGCGCCGATCCCGGTCGCCGGCCGGGAGAAGTGGAGCGTGGTGCTGCCGCAGCCGGTCTCGCTGATGGCCAAGGCGCTGTTCGACCACATGAAGCGCAACAATGTGCGCAATGTCGCGATGATCGGCTTCTCCGACTCCTGGGGCGACCTCTGGCTGCGCGAGTTCAAGGCCCAGGGCGAAGCCGCCGGGCTGAAGCTTGCCGCCGACGAGCGCTATGCCCGCGCCGATACCTCGGTCGCCGGCCAGACGCTGAAGATCATCGCCGCGCGGCCCGACGCCGTGCTGGTCGCCGGCTCCGGCACCGGCGCCGCCCTGCCGCAGATCGCGCTGAAGGAGCGCGGCTATGCCGGTCCGATCTACCACACCCACGGCGCGGTGACGCGCGACTTCATCCGCATTGCCGGCCGCGCGGCGGAAGGCGTCATCATGGCCTCGGGCCCGGTGATCGCTCCCGAGCTTCTGCCCGACAGCGCCGCCACCAAGGCGCCGGGCCTCGCCTATGTCACCGCCTACGAGGCCAAATACGGCAAGGACACGCGCACCCAGTTCGGCGCCCACGCCTTCGATGCCTACGAGGTGCTGAAACGGGTGGTGCCCGTGGCGATCAAGGAGGCGAGGCCCGGCACGCCCGAATTCCGCGAGGCGATCCGCAAGGCCATGCTCACCGAGCGCGACATCAAGGCGAGCCAGGGCGTGTTCAACTTCACCGAGACCGACCGCTACGGCGTCGACGAGCGCGCCCGCGTGCTGATCACCGTGAAGGACGGCAACTGGGCGCTCGTGTCCTGA
- a CDS encoding hypothetical protein (Extensin-like protein C-terminus): MTDAAGSAEGATKGIRASGLAAPMALGLAAAVFLMAVAPAEAARRHRGRLAMASPMPAPPLPVPRPAEAPPRPAAAETRPPESQAPETPPTPGTAAPTPTARPAEPTTPETQPAAAEAEACFGRLRTLGLHFSSEPAPAAPAGCGIALPVRLESLDLGAGDRLELPDRPLVACAFAETFALFARDLVAPLARSRFDRPLRRLGTGPGFECRPRNRAAGARLSAHGRGIAIDIAWFGLADNGRVVVASVATDAEKRFLDAVRRAACGWFTTVLGPGSNAAHADHLHLDREPRGRNGESRFCE; this comes from the coding sequence ATGACGGACGCGGCAGGCAGCGCGGAGGGCGCGACCAAGGGCATAAGGGCATCCGGCCTCGCCGCGCCGATGGCGCTCGGCCTCGCCGCGGCGGTCTTCCTTATGGCCGTCGCGCCCGCGGAGGCCGCCCGGCGCCATCGCGGCCGACTCGCCATGGCCAGCCCGATGCCGGCACCGCCGCTGCCCGTGCCGCGACCGGCCGAGGCGCCGCCCAGGCCCGCAGCAGCCGAGACCCGCCCGCCCGAAAGCCAGGCGCCCGAAACGCCACCGACGCCTGGAACTGCCGCGCCGACACCCACAGCCCGCCCCGCGGAGCCGACGACGCCCGAGACGCAGCCGGCGGCCGCCGAGGCGGAAGCCTGCTTCGGCCGGCTGCGCACGCTCGGCCTGCATTTTTCATCCGAACCCGCCCCCGCGGCGCCCGCGGGCTGTGGCATCGCCCTGCCGGTGCGCCTGGAGAGCCTCGACCTCGGCGCGGGCGACAGGCTCGAGCTTCCCGACCGGCCGCTGGTCGCCTGCGCCTTCGCCGAGACCTTCGCCCTGTTCGCGCGCGACCTCGTCGCGCCGCTCGCCCGCAGCCGCTTCGACAGGCCGCTGCGGCGCCTCGGCACCGGGCCGGGCTTCGAATGCCGGCCCCGCAATCGCGCCGCCGGGGCGCGCCTCAGCGCCCACGGCCGGGGGATTGCCATCGACATCGCCTGGTTCGGCCTCGCCGACAACGGCCGCGTGGTCGTGGCATCGGTCGCGACCGACGCCGAGAAGCGCTTCCTCGACGCGGTGCGCAGGGCCGCCTGCGGCTGGTTCACCACCGTGCTCGGCCCGGGCTCGAACGCCGCCCATGCCGACCATCTCCATCTCGACCGCGAGCCGCGCGGCCGGAACGGCGAAAGCCGGTTTTGCGAGTAG
- the kdpE gene encoding KDP operon transcriptional regulatory protein KdpE, with product MKTRILVVDDEAAIHRFLTPALEASDYQVTSVTTGVDAVRRIAGSAPDGVILDLGLPDMDGKEVIAKVRSFSDVPIVVLSARDREAEKIEALDLGADDYVNKPFGIGELLARVRAALRHRRGGQVEQAVFSVGPIEIDVPAHRATSHGADLKLTPKEFELLLLLARNAGKVMTHRQILAAVWGPAHVEDTQYLRVYVGQIRQKIEADPAEPKLILTEPGIGYRMGE from the coding sequence ATGAAGACGCGCATCCTGGTGGTCGACGACGAGGCGGCGATCCATCGCTTCCTGACCCCGGCGCTGGAAGCCTCCGACTATCAGGTGACCAGCGTCACCACCGGCGTCGACGCGGTCAGGCGCATAGCCGGCTCGGCGCCCGACGGCGTCATTCTCGACCTCGGCCTGCCCGACATGGACGGCAAGGAGGTGATCGCCAAGGTGCGCAGCTTTTCCGACGTGCCGATCGTCGTGCTCTCGGCGCGCGACCGCGAGGCGGAAAAGATCGAGGCGCTGGATCTCGGCGCAGACGACTACGTCAACAAGCCCTTTGGCATCGGCGAACTGCTGGCGCGGGTGCGCGCGGCGCTGCGCCACCGGCGCGGCGGCCAGGTCGAGCAGGCGGTCTTCTCCGTCGGCCCGATCGAGATCGACGTGCCCGCCCATCGCGCGACCAGCCACGGCGCCGATCTGAAGCTGACGCCGAAGGAGTTCGAGCTGCTGCTGCTGCTGGCGCGCAATGCCGGCAAGGTGATGACCCATCGCCAGATCCTGGCGGCGGTCTGGGGGCCGGCCCATGTCGAGGACACTCAATATCTGCGTGTCTATGTCGGCCAGATCAGGCAGAAGATCGAGGCCGATCCCGCCGAACCCAAGCTGATCCTGACCGAACCCGGCATAGGCTACCGGATGGGCGAATAG